A genomic segment from Phragmites australis chromosome 6, lpPhrAust1.1, whole genome shotgun sequence encodes:
- the LOC133921531 gene encoding scarecrow-like protein 8, protein MEPAGAPWCDPRRGYGYGYGGGSAVEAPSMRGQQQQQPPPRPDAASVASGGVLKRSLSKMERWQQALYLRSVRQRVAAQPAHTPLDIRAVLAGAASRASGFSGPPSAGFAGLSPQPSSTYSSLTTASPVATPPPMQVQQLVQRQMMAAPSAQAVQAVARGAGARPATAKELMLLQELEKQLLCDDDEEEADAAGSACGSTVTNSAWGDTIQELNSITAAPSASLPLASAMNNNYNSVPMSRSPTNSSSSTASSTASSSPPTTAASSRQLLCEAAAAVADGNHTTAAAHLAVLKVAAAPRGDAKQRLVAMMADALSSRLAAPSSQHLVALCSAEQRTACQLLHDVSPCFGLALHGANLAILDAVADHRAIHLVDFDVSVAQHIALIHALANRRVAGTSLKVTAVADPTSPFTPALAQELTATGEQLKKHAQQAGVEFWFKAVSCRAGDIEASRLKCEPGEALAVNLAFSLSRIPDESVSPANPRDKLLRRVRALGPRVVTLVEQELNTNTAPLAARFSDACAHYGAVLESLDATLGRDSAQRVRAEVALANKVANAVAREGPDRVERCEVFGKWRARFGMAGFRPVAIGQSVSDRVNARLGPALPGFDVKLDNGRLGVGWMGRLVTVASAWR, encoded by the coding sequence ATGGAGCCCGCAGGTGCGCCATGGTGCGACCCTCGCCGAGGGTACGGATACGGCTACGGCGGCGGATCGGCCGTGGAGGCGCCGTCGATGAGGgggcaacagcagcagcagccgccaccACGGCCGGACGCTGCGTCCGTGGCGAGCGGCGGGGTGCTTAAGAGGAGCTTGAGCAAGATGGAGCGGTGGCAGCAGGCGCTCTACCTGCGCTCGGTGAGGCAGCGCGTCGCCGCGCAGCCGGCGCACACGCCGCTCGACATCAGGGCCGTGCTGGCTGGGGCCGCCTCACGGGCCTCGGGTTTCTCCGGGCCGCCTTCGGCTGGCTTTGCCGGGCTCTCGCCGCAGCCGTCGTCGACGTACTCCTCGCTTACGACCGCGTCACCCGTGGCTACGCCGCCACCGATGCAGGTGCAGCAGCTGGTGCAGAGGCAGATGATGGCTGCGCCGTCCGCGCAGGCGGTCCAGGcggtggccaggggggcgggtGCGAGGCCAGCGACAGCGAAGGAGCTGATGTTGTTGCAGGAACTGGAAAAGCAGCTGCTTTGCGACGACGACGAAGAGGAGGCAGATGCGGCGGGGAGCGCGTGCGGCTCCACAGTCACCAACTCTGCGTGGGGGGACACGATACAGGAGCTCAACTCCATCACGGCCGCGCCGTCCGCGTCGCTCCCGCTGGCGAGCGCGATGAACAACAACTACAACAGCGTGCCCATGTCAAGGTCGCCGACAAACTCCTCGTCTTCCACGGCCTCGTCGACAGCATCCAGCTCACCGCCGACCACGGCAGCCTCATCGCGGCAGCTGCTGTGCGAGGCTGCCGCTGCCGTAGCCGACGGCAACCACACAACGGCGGCCGCTCACCTTGCGGTCCTGAAGGTTGCAGCCGCCCCACGAGGCGACGCGAAACAGAGGCTGGTGGCCATGATGGCGGACGCCCTGTCTTCCCGCCTCGCCGCACCCTCGTCTCAACATCTCGTGGCCCTCTGCAGCGCTGAGCAGCGCACGGCATGCCAGCTCCTGCACGATGTCTCCCCCTGCTTCGGCCTCGCCCTCCACGGCGCCAACCTCGCCATCCTCGACGCAGTGGCCGACCACCGCGCCATCCACCTGGTCGACTTCGACGTCAGCGTCGCGCAGCACATCGCCCTCATCCATGCCCTCGCAAACCGCCGCGTGGCAGGCACTTCGCTCAAGGTCACCGCCGTCGCAGACCCCACGTCGCCGTTCACGCCAGCTCTAGCGCAGGAGCTCACCGCCACGGGCGAACAGCTCAAGAAGCACGCCCAGCAAGCCGGGGTGGAGTTCTGGTTCAAAGCAGTCAGCTGCCGCGCAGGAGATATCGAGGCGTCAAGGCTAAAGTGCGAGCCAGGGGAGGCGCTGGCCGTGAACCTCGCGTTCTCGCTCTCGCGCATCCCCGACGAGAGCGTATCGCCGGCGAACCCGCGCGACAAGCTCCTCCGCCGCGTGCGCGCCTTGGGCCCGCGGGTCGTGACCCTGGTGGAGCAGGAGCTGAACACAAACACGGCCCCTCTGGCGGCGCGGTTTTCCGACGCTTGCGCGCACTACGGCGCGGTGCTGGAGTCCCTGGACGCGACCCTGGGCCGCGACAGCGCGCAGAGGGTCCGGGCCGAGGTAGCCCTGGCCAACAAGGTTGCCAACGCGGTGGCGCGGGAGGGCCCGGACCGGGTGGAGCGGTGCGAGGTGTTCGGCAAGTGGCGCGCCCGGTTCGGCATGGCGGGGTTCCGGCCCGTGGCGATCGGTCAGAGCGTTTCCGACCGTGTCAATGCCCGGCTCGGCCCTGCCCTGCCGGGGTTCGACGTCAAGCTCGACAACGGCCGGCTCGGGGTCGGGTGGATGGGGCGCTTAGTCACCGTCGCCTCCGCCTGGCGTTAG